A window of Elgaria multicarinata webbii isolate HBS135686 ecotype San Diego chromosome 2, rElgMul1.1.pri, whole genome shotgun sequence contains these coding sequences:
- the FAM237A gene encoding protein FAM237A: MEPSGSALGGVKAEAAAPGRDCVPHRLQEGKRGPSASAGRGEHQPAGRAAPDPTGAGSKQAAAAWRGVAPPWRAPVTLLTAESARPPEVREASGGQAGKGPTVQRSRKARSDSINALPSAQEICSREAVDSGIPRKIHCNMRLTRTLLIMGLFYVSPFFCYSQIDPLAVADAQCWESSSTILLEMRKPHVSDSISGFWDFMIFLKSSENLKHGVLFWDLAQLFWDIYVDCVLSRNHGLGKRQLAEAPQRIAALPSWISRSKQGIFSQIQVAPVPKKKELNGDLISAHVYKSESALLRRIAGHLRMKKEV, encoded by the exons ATGGAGCCTTCAGGTTCGGCGCTCGGAGGAGTCAAGGCAGAGGCAGCAGCGCCCGGGCGCGATTGCGTTCCCCACCGCCTCCAAGAAGGTAAGAGGGGCCCCTCCGCCAGCGCGGGGAGGGGAGAGCACCAGCCCGCGGGCAGAGCTGCCCCGGACCCCACTGGCGCTGGCAGCAAACAGGCAGCTGCggcgtggcgtggcgtggcgCCGCCCTGGCGGGCGCCTGTGACTCTCCTTACGGCGGAGTCTGCGCGCCCTCCCGAAGTGCGCGAGGCCTCCGGGGGCCAGGCGGGAAAAGGCCCCACGGTCCAGCGCTCGAGGAAAGCTCGAAGCGACTCCATAAACGCCCTACCTAGCGCACAAGAGATCT GTTCCAGAGAGGCAGTGGATTCTGGTATCCCAAGAAAGATTCATTGCAACATGAGATTGACCCGCACTCTTTTGATCATGGGCTTATTTTATGTGTCGCCTTTCTTCTGCTACAGCCAGATTGATCCCCTGGCTGTAGCTGATGCCCAGTGCTGGGAATCCTCGTCCACCATCTTGCTAGAGATGAGGAAGCCACATGTTTCTGACTCCATCAGTGGCTTTTGGGACTTTATGATCTTCCTCAAGTCATCAGAGAACTTGAAGCATGGAGTTCTGTTCTGGGACCTTGCCCAACTCTTCTGGGATATCTACGTAGATTGTGTACTTTCCAGAAACCACGGCCTAGGGAAAAGGCAGCTGGCTGAAGCCCCACAGCGGATTGCAGCACTTCCATCGTGGATCTCAAGGAGTAAGCAAG GCATCTTTTCACAAATTCAGGTGGCTCCCGTACCGAAGAAGAAAGAATTGAATGGCGATTTAATAAGCGCCCACGTTTACAAGAGTGAATCTGCTTTGCTCAGAAGAATTGCTGGACACTTAAGAATGAAGAAAGAAGTCTAG